A stretch of the Panicum virgatum strain AP13 chromosome 9N, P.virgatum_v5, whole genome shotgun sequence genome encodes the following:
- the LOC120689552 gene encoding LRR receptor-like serine/threonine-protein kinase GSO2, which yields MTRSLLRPAADAIAMASATRTRTRTAAALLLYALTFQLLTRASSTTAVTASPPPAAVAEARALLRWKSTLPPPGPTRAPLSSWSPATAACASWVGVACGAGGRVAEIALPGAGIAGTLAALDLAAFPALAGLNLSGNRLTGAIPASVSALTSLVSLDLSDNALTGGIPGAALAALPVLRVLVLRNNSLGGAIPASLGGLRTLERLDLQATGLVSTLPPEMGGVASLSFLDLSRNNLSGGLPPSFAGMSKMKELYLSRNRLSGTIPPQIFKNWPNLTLLYLHYNAFTGTIPAEIGEAKKLLRLSLWSNNLTGVIPAEISGLPSLQMLHLGQNCLTGPIAPSLGNLTQLVILVLSFNNLTGMVPAEIGSLTALQDLDLISNQLEGELPPTLSLLKDLYYLSLASNNFVGTIPSFASQKLVSAELNGNKFSGGFPLSFCQFTSLEILDLSSNQLSGQLPSCIWDLQDLMFMDLSNNALSGDVLASTNSNLSLESLHLANNRFTGGFPSITRYLKMLSVLDLGGNVFSGAIPSWIGSRLPLLRFLRLRSNRFNGSIPLQLLQLSHLQLLDLASNNFEGHIPCGLTNLTSMIRPQTEFNMRSTMHHQILYMQADFYYADRVDVNWKMQTYEFQGAIALMTGIDLSGNSINGEIPTELTNLQGLRFLNLSRNHLSGTIPVSIGDLKLLESLDLSWNELSGHIPSGISELISLSSLNLSNNMLSGEIPTGNQLQTLTDPSIYSNNFGLCGFPLSISCLNGSSIQTLDRSKEFEGVYVYYSIIAGVVFGLWLWFGSLVLFAPWRISFFYYVDCTHRKLMR from the coding sequence ATGACACGATCTCTGCTCCGACCTGCAGCGGATGCCATCGCCATGGCAAGCGCCACGAGAACGCGCAcccgaaccgccgccgccctcctcctctacGCGCTCACGTTCCAGTTACTGACGCGCGCGTCATCCACCACCGCGGTCACCGCCTCTCCACCGCCGGCAGCCGTCGCCGAAGCCCGCGCGCTGCTGCGGTGGAAGTCCACTctgccgccgcccggccccacccGCGCCCCGCTCTCCTCATGGTCGCCCgcgaccgccgcctgcgcctcGTGGGTCGGCGTCgcgtgcggcgccggcggccgcgtcgcCGAGATCGCGCTCCCCGGCGCGGGTATCGCCGGCACGCTCGCGGCCCTCGACCTCGCCGCGTTCCCGGCGCTCGCGGGCCTCAACCTCAGCGGCAACCGCCTCACGGGCGCCATCCCGGCCAGCGTCTCCGCGCTGACGTCGCTCGTTTCGCTCGATCTGTCCGACAACGCCCTCACCGGCGGCATCCcgggggcggcgctcgcggcgcTGCCGGTGCTGAGGGTCCTCGTGCTGCGCAACAACTCGCTCGGCGGTGCCATCCCGGCTTCTCTGGGCGGGCTGCGGACGCTGGAGCGGCTGGACCTGCAGGCCACGGGGCTGGTATCCACGCTGCCGCCAGAGATGGGAGGCGTGGCGAGCCTCAGCTTCTTGGACCTCTCCAGGAACAACCTCTCCGGCGGGCTGCCGCCGTCCTTTGCTGGGATGAGCAAGATGAAGGAATTATACTTGTCGAGAAACAGGCTCTCGGGTACGATTCCGCCTCAGATTTTCAAGAACTGGCCGAACCTAACCCTGCTCTACCTGCACTACAACGCCTTCACGGGAACCATCCCAGCGGAGATTGGAGAGGCGAAGAAGCTGCTTCGGCTATCACTTTGGAGCAACAACCTCACCGGCGTGATCCCAGCGGAGATCAGCGGCTTGCCGAGCCTGCAGATGCTGCACCTGGGACAGAATTGCCTCACTGGGCCGATCGCCCCTTCTTTGGGGAACCTGACTCAGCTTGTGATCCTGGTTTTGTCCTTCAACAACCTCACAGGCATGGTCCCTGCTGAGATCGGCAGCCTGACAGCACTGCAAGACCTTGACCTCATCAGCAACCAGTTGGAAGGTGAGCTGCCTCCTACCCTGTCATTGCTCAAAGATCTTTACTATCTTTCCTTGGCGAGTAACAACTTCGTCGGCACTATCCCGAGCTTTGCAAGTCAGAAGTTGGTCTCTGCTGAATTGAATGGTAACAAATTCTCTGGAGGCTTCCCTCTGTCATTCTGCCAGTTTACTTCCTTGGAGATCCTGGACCTATCTAGCAACCAACTTTCTGGCCAGCTCCCTAGCTGCATATGGGACTTGCAGGATCTTATGTTCATGGATTTGTCCAATAATGCTCTTTCAGGGGATGTACTGGCTTCCACAAACTCTAATTTATCGTTGGAGTCATTGCATTTGGCAAATAACAGATTCACAGGAGGCTTCCCATCAATCACTCGCTACTTGAAGATGCTATCTGTCCTGGACCTTGGTGGTAACGTTTTTTCTGGCGCAATTCCATCATGGATAGGTTCAAGGTTACCTTTGCTAAGATTTCTTCGACTGCGGTCGAACAGGTTCAATGGCAGTATTCCTTTGCAGCTGCTACAGCTCTCTCATCTCCAGCTGCTGGACCTGGCTAGCAACAATTTTGAAGGTCACATACCATGTGGCCTCACCAACTTAACATCCATGATCCGACCACAGACTGAATTCAACATGAGGTCGACAATGCACCATCAAATTTTATATATGCAAGCTGATTTTTATTATGCCGATCGAGTGGATGTGAACTGGAAGATGCAGACTTATGAATTTCAAGGGGCAATTGCGCTGATGACCGGTATCGATTTGTCAGGCAATTCTATCAATGGCGAAATTccaactgaattaacaaatctTCAAGGCCTTCGGTTTCTGAACCTGTCAAGAAATCATCTATCTGGTACTATTCCTGTGAGTATTGGCGATTTAAAACTTTTGGAGTCCCTTGATCTCTCATGGAATGAACTGTCTGGTCATATTCCTTCAGGCATCTCGGAACTGATATCTCTTAGTTCGTTAAATCTCTCTAACAATATGCTCTCAGGTGAAATACCAACTGGTAATCAACTCCAAACACTAACCGACCCTTCAATTTACAGCAACAACTTTGGGCTTTGTGGCTTTCCATTGAGTATATCATGTCTCAATGGTTCGAGTATACAAACATTGGACCGCAGTAAAGAATTTGAAGGTGTCTATGTCTACTACTCGATAATTGCCGGAGTTGTATTTGGGCTGTGGTTGTGGTTCGGATCATTAGTTTTGTTCGCTCCATGGAGAATCTCATTTTTCTACTATGTCGATTGCACCCATAGAAAGCTTATGAGATAA